GGACCTTGTCGTCGGGCGTACCGGACGGCCTGGACGCCGCCGCGTACCGCATCGGACCGATCACGTGGGCGGCGCTCAGCAGGCGCAGGCGCTCCAGCGCGGCCAGCCGCAGGCCGGCGCGGATCCGCAGGGACCGGTCCAGGCCGGCGTCCTGCGCGTGGTGGAGCTCATCCAGCCTGACCGTGAACGATCGGCCGGGACCGATCGATGCCAGCATCTCGCCGAAGAAGGCGGCGAGTTCGCGGCCCCGTACCGTCCTGCTTCGGGCCAGGGCGTCGGCATGCGTCATGAGGAGCTGCGCCGCTTCGTCGACCAGGCCCTGGAAGCTTTTCGCCGCGCGCACGTCGGCGCCGTCGCTGCCCCGATGCGCCTGCTCGGATTCGAGCAGCGAGGTGTAGACCTGACCCATGGCCAGCGGGTTCTCGTCCAGGATGGCGTTGAACAGCGCCTTCGCCAGTTGGCGCAGATCCGTGGAGTCCAGCTGGGCGTCGATCATCGACAGGTCCGCGCGGCCGAAGGCCTCGACCAGCCCGGTCCTCAGCGGGTCCGGCAGTGCGGGGTCGTCGGGCCACGACTGCGTGAGCCGGTCCAGCATGACCGCGATCACCGCGCCACGGCCGGGATCGGCCGGGCGCGCGGCGGCCATCGGCGGTGGCGCGATGGCGGAGGAGGTCGCGACCGGCTCACTCAGCTTCTGGAGGAAGGTGTCCGCCAGGGCCTTCGACGCGGCCCTTTCATGCGGCGCAACGGCTTCTTCCGGCATGAGGAGACCCTCGACCACCTTGTCCTTCAGGACCCCGAACCGGCGGAGCGCCTGCTCTTCTGCCCGCTGCGGCGTGAGGCCCTGGCGCACGCTGGTCTCCAGCAGGGACTGGTAGGCCACGGCGAGGTCGTCGAAGTTCCCGTTCAGCATGCCGGACACGAGATGCTCGGCCGCCTTGACCAGCAGACCCGACTCGTCGTGGAAGAAAACGTTCTGGGCGACCACGCCGAGCCACCGGCCGATCCGATGTGTCTGTTCCTGCTGGGGGGCCTGCAGCGGCGGGGTCTTCAGATCCTGCTGCAGCGTGCGGGCCAGCGCGGCCGTGCGTCGCTTGACCGCTGACAACACGTCCGCCTCGGCGGACGGAGCGACGGGGTCGTGGGAAGCGGGAAGGGGGAGTGTCATGGCGGCGTCTCACGCGAAAGAGTGAAACGCCTCAGTGAATGACGCCTGCGGGGCGGCATGACACCCGCCGCCGGCACGGCTGCGGCTTCAGCCGCTGGCAGGCCGCCTGCTTCACGCCTTGCGCCGGCCGCGCCGGCGCGCGCTCAGCGGCTGTGCGCCGTCAGCTTGGCCAGCGGCGAAGCCAGGCTGATGCCGGGCGCGGCGCGGTGCGCGCCGGCGCGTCCGTCCGCGTCGGTCTCGTCGAGCTCCGGATGCGCCGCGCCGAGCGCCAGTCCGGACGCACCGGCGTTGTCACGCCGCATCGCGACGCCCACCGCCAGCATGTCGATCACCAGCAGGTGCAGGATGCGGCTGATCATCGGCAGGTGCGTGGCGACATCCTCGACGTGGTCGACGATCAGCGCCGCGTCGGCCTTCTTGGCCAGCGGTGACTGGCTGGCGGTGATCGCCAGCACGTAGGCGCCGCGCTCGCGCGCCGCGTCGGCCACGGCGATCAGCTCGGGCAGCTTGCCGCTGCTGCTGATCAGCACGGCGACGTCGCCCGTCCTCAGCGTCTGCGCGGCCAGCAGCTGCAGCCGCGGCTCCACATACGCATTGCACGCGACACCGAGTCGCAGGAACTTGAACTGCGCATCCTGCGCCACGACGCCGTAATGGCCGATCGCGAAGAACTCGATGCGCGAGGCCTTGAGCAGCAGCTCGATGCTGCGGTCGATCATGTCGCGGTTGAGCTGGCTGCGCACCTGCAGGATCGCCGAGGCGGTGTTGCCCAGCACCTTCTCGCCGAGCTCCACCATCGAGTCGGCCTGCGTCACCTGCGTGTGGCTGACCGGCACGGTGCCGGTCAGGCCCGAGGCCAGGCGCAGCTTGAAGTCGGACAGGCCCTCGCAGCCCAGCGAGCGGCAGAAGCGGATCACCGTGGGCTGGCTGACGCTGGCCGCGCGGGCGATCTCCGCGATCGGGTCGTTGAGCACCCTGCGCGAGTGCGCCAGCACGTGGTCCGCGACGCGCTGCTCGGCCGGCGACAGGCCGTCGCGCGCGCGCCGGATCTGGCTGACGATGGCCGAGGCGCCGCCGCTGCTCTGCAGGCTGCGCAACTGCGCTTCGAGGATCGCCGAGGCGCCCTTGAAGGTCGCGTGCTCGGCCGTGATCACGAAGGTCGGGATCGCGGAGACGTAGTCGGAGAAACGGCCCTTGTCCTGGAAGCGCTCGCGGAAGCGCGAGCGGTCGAAGTACTCGCCGAGCCGCGGCACGATGCCGCCGCCGATGTAGATGCCGCCCAGCGCGCCCAGCGTCACCGCCAGGTTGGCCGCGGCGGTGCCCAGCAGCGTGCAGAACAGGTCCAGCGTGGCCTCGCAGACCGGGTCGGCGGCCTCGAGCGCGCGGGCGGTGATGTCCGGCGCCGTCAGCGGCTCCGACGGGCGCTGGAGGTAGTCCGCCATCGCGCGATGGATGAGCTCAAGACCTGGCCCCGAGAGCAGGCGCTCGAAGGAGACGTGTTCGTGCTCGTTCCACGCGAAGCGCAGCAGCGCGATCTCGCGCTCGTCGCGCGGCGCGAAGTTGGTGTGGCCGCCTTCGGAGCCCAGCGAGATCCAGCCTTCGCCCGCCGGGATCAGCCCCGACACGCCCAGCCCGGAGCCCGAGCCCAGCAGACCGATGACGCTGTGGGGGCGGGCCTCGCCGCCGCCGATCTGGCGGATCTCGCTGCCGCGCAGCCGGGGCAGGGCCATCGCCAGCGCGGTGAAGTCGTTGACGACCACCAGCGTGTCCAGGCCGAGGCGCTGACGCGCTTCCTCGATCGAGAACTGCCAGTGGTAGTTGGTCATGCGCACCAGGTCGCCCTCGACCGGATTGGCGATGGCGATCGCCGCGTGCGCCACCTTCAGCTG
This genomic stretch from Mitsuaria sp. 7 harbors:
- a CDS encoding glucokinase; translated protein: MREFDSPRLIADIGGTFARFALETVPGEFEHIALLRCAEHADFHAAVRAYMDRLPRQLKVAHAAIAIANPVEGDLVRMTNYHWQFSIEEARQRLGLDTLVVVNDFTALAMALPRLRGSEIRQIGGGEARPHSVIGLLGSGSGLGVSGLIPAGEGWISLGSEGGHTNFAPRDEREIALLRFAWNEHEHVSFERLLSGPGLELIHRAMADYLQRPSEPLTAPDITARALEAADPVCEATLDLFCTLLGTAAANLAVTLGALGGIYIGGGIVPRLGEYFDRSRFRERFQDKGRFSDYVSAIPTFVITAEHATFKGASAILEAQLRSLQSSGGASAIVSQIRRARDGLSPAEQRVADHVLAHSRRVLNDPIAEIARAASVSQPTVIRFCRSLGCEGLSDFKLRLASGLTGTVPVSHTQVTQADSMVELGEKVLGNTASAILQVRSQLNRDMIDRSIELLLKASRIEFFAIGHYGVVAQDAQFKFLRLGVACNAYVEPRLQLLAAQTLRTGDVAVLISSSGKLPELIAVADAARERGAYVLAITASQSPLAKKADAALIVDHVEDVATHLPMISRILHLLVIDMLAVGVAMRRDNAGASGLALGAAHPELDETDADGRAGAHRAAPGISLASPLAKLTAHSR